The DNA region ACAGAAATCAAAGATTTATGAATTCGACCCGCTGCAGTACCAGCATCCCGTGATTGAAATCTTCAAGGGGAATCCAGATGCCGGTCTGGAAACAACCCAGATTTATGAATACGTCCAGACCGAAGTACCGGCGAATTCAAATACGCGACTGGTGCTGAACTACGACACAGGCGACCCCGCCGTGATTGAGAGCACGCTCGGTCGAGGCAAGATCCTGCTGATCACCACGTCGCTCGACCGTCGCTGGGGCAGTTGGGCGGTCTGGCCCAGTTTCCCGCCGATGATGAATGAATTCGTACTGGATGTCGCAACAGGGAAATGGAGTCGCCGTGAATCACTGGTCGGGCAACCCCTGGAAATTCTGGCCCGGGAAGATCAACTCGCTTTGACGCCCCGCATGCAGGCTCCTGACCAGGCAGAGTATCCCCTGCGAAGCATCCTCGATCGGAATGCGGAATCCCGTATGATCACTTTCGATCAGACGCAGCTCTCCGGGATTTACGAGCTGGACTGGGGTGTGGCCTCGGCTGAAAAAATGCTGTTCGCCGTGAATGTCTCCCCACTGGAAAGCGACCTGGCCCACATCGGTCCTCAGGTAATCCCCCCGCATTATTTCCGCCGACCAGACAGCTTCGCCCCCCTGGCCGCGGAGCTGCCCGCGGAACGGACTACGCAGACAGGGCTCGCCGAAAACCTGTTGCTGACCGTGCTCGCCCTGATCGTGGTCGAGCAGCTGCTCCTCTGGCGCTTCTCCGTGGGAGCGCTGACTTTTCTGGCAGTCATGTGCCTGGCCTGTCTGAGCCTGTTTTTTCAGAGTTGAAACGTTCGGGGGCTATGTTCTCCCGGTCAGGTTTGTGATATACTCGCCGCCCCGGTTCCCTTTTGTCACCTGCAACAAGAGAAAGCGTTTACAGCATGGGCTTGAATAAAAAACAGAAGAAACAGATCGACGTCGCTCGCCAGAAAATCCAGAAACTGCGCCAGCGGTTGACCGGAGCCAAGGCGCAGATGGATGACCCTCAGGAAGTCGCCTCGCTGGAAAAAGAAATCGCCGACCAGGAAGAAATCATCAAAAAGGTTCAGGAAGGCAACTGAGCCGCTGACTGAATAGAATATCTCGTCAACTGAAATCCGATAACGTGTCTGCCGTCCATCCCCCTACGATCATTGTTGTGCATCCTAAAGAGCGTAAAAGTAAATGCTCGGTACAACCGCTGCGCAGCCGTGACGATTTCATTTTCTGGAAATTCCCCCGCAAGGAGCCGGAAAAACTGACGTCCTATGTCCGCCTCGGCATGGAAGGACCGGAGATCAGCAGGGATGATGCCGACCGCGGCTTGCTGGTACTGGATGGCACCTGGCGGCTGGCGGAAAAAATGGAAGGCGACTACGAAGAACTGCCTGTTCGCAGTCTGCCCGTCTGGGAGACCGCGTATCCGCGGGTTTCGAAACAGTTCGATGATCCAGGGGCAGGGCTTGCCACGATTGAAGCGATTTTTATCGCCTACCATCTGATGGGCTACGACACGACCGGTCTGCTTGATGAGTATTACTGGGCCGAAGATTTTCTGAAACTCAATCACGATCGACTGATTCAGAATGAACCCACCTGATCAGCAGGTTGATTCCACCGGCTCAGAAAAATCAGTCAGTGACTGATAGGTTTCGATGATCTCGCGGAGCTTCTCCCGATTGACCGGTTTGGTCGCATAGTCGGTACAGCCCGCTGCGATACATTTTGCACGGTCCCCACTCATGGCGTGAGCCGTTAAAGCAATAATGGGCAGCTTGTATCCCTGTTCGCGCAGTTTTTGGGTCGCACCGTATCCGTCCAGTACCGGCATCGACATGTCCATCAGAATTACATCGAAGGGTTGCCCCTGTTCGAGGGCATGCATCGCGTAGCGAACGGCAATTTCCCCGTTCTCAGCCAGTTTGACTCCAGCGCCTTCTTTTCTGAGCAGCATGGAAATCAGCCGCTGATTGTCTTCTCCATCTTCAGCCAGCAGCACAGAACAGCTTCGGTTCGCTGCCTGCACCGGTTTCGTGATTACGGGAGCCGGCTTGTGTGCAGCTGCTTCGAGCGCGTCCTGGGGATCATTGTAATATTCCAGAGACTCTGATTCGCCAATCTGAATCTGTAATGTGAAAGTCGTGCCGACATCGGGAGTGCTTTGGCAGGTCAGATCACCGCCCAGCATTTTTGCCAGTCGCTTACTGATGGCCAGCCCCAGTCCGGTTCCTCCGAATTTCCGAGTCGTGGAGGAATCGGCCTGGACGAAAGGCTGGTACAATCCTGCAACCTGTTCCGCGTTCATACCGATACCCGTATCGATGATTTTGAACTGCAGCAGCGGCTCAGGCGAATCCGGATTCAGGCACGATGTTTCCACCGAGACCTGTCCCCCATCGGGAGTAAACTTGATCGCGTTTCCGATGAGGTTAATCAGAATCTGTTTCAGTCGGGTGGGATCACTCTGGATCTGTTTAGGAATTTTGCCTGCAAAGGTCAGCTTAAAACTGATTTCCTGCAGCTCGGCTCGCACCTGCATCAACGACTCTACTTCCTGCAATTTTTCGATCAGCGAGAAGGGAATCTTTTCGATATTCAGACTTCCCGATTCGATTTTCGAGAGATCCAGAATATCGTTAATCAGATCCAGCAGATAATTTCCGTTGCGTTTGATGACTTCAATTAACTTGATGCTGCCCGGGCGTCCCCAGCTCTCTTCCATCAAAACATCAGTGTAACCCAGCACCGCCGTCATCGGCGTACGGATTTCGTGACTCATATTCGCCAGGAACTCACTCTTCGCGCGGGAAGCCGCTTCCGCATCCAGCGAAGCCTGACGCAGACTTGCTGCCTGCACCTCCAGCGCGCTGCGGGCCTGCTCCAGATTGTCCGTGCGGACCTCCAGTTCTTTCAACGCCTGGTCCCGAACCTGGGTCACCCGGTTATATTGACGGGCAATTAAACCGACGTCGCTGTGTTCGTCCAGATCTTCAATCGGTGCCGAATCTCCCTGGATATGCCGTTCCATGGAATTGAGCAGATCATACATTTCGGTGGTCGCTCCGTGCTCTGCCATATTCAAACCGATTTCTTCTTCTTCGGCCGTCACGCGCAGTCGCATGAACTTACTGACAACCCGCAGGGTCACCCAGCAGAAAGAGAAGCACCAGATAAAGCAGATCGTACAGCCCAGTAGCTGCACGCAGAACAGTTCCAGCCGCGAACGAGTTAAGAGTTCCGCTGGTATGAACAGCGCCACCGCCAGTGTACCCCAGACGCCGGCAAAACCATGTACGGGAATTACGCCAATCGTATCGTCCAGGCGACGCCATTCCAGAAACCAGCTGCCGGCTTCCATGACAATCGCTGCGACAATTCCGATCACCGCAGCCGCAATGGGAGACACAACATCGCAGCTGGCACTACTGGCAACCAGGGCCGCCAGCAGGCCGTTCAAAATGTTTTCAATTTCAATCTGTTTCCGCTGGTAGAACTGCCAGAGGAGCAGGGTGATCGCCCCGCAGGCTGATGCCAGGAATGTGTTGATCAGAATTTGAGGGACGTGCGCCGTGAATCCAAATTCACTACCCCCGTTGAATCCAAACCAGCCGATCCAGAGGATAAACACCCCGGTCGTCGCCAGCGTCAGATTGTGACCTTTGAATTTGCGTGTTGTCTTTTCCTGGTCCTGGTCGAAGCGACCGGTCCGCGGTCCGATAATCATGATCGAAGCCAGTGCCGCCCAGGCACCGATCGAATGCACGACCGTCGATCCACTGAAATCCCGGAATCCCAGAGACTCCAGCCAGCCGGGTGCTTTACCGGCAAAGTGACTCGTCCAGGCCCAGTGACCGAATACGGGATAAATGACGCCCCCCAGGACCACTGCCAGAATCAGGTAGGCGGTAAACCGCATCCGTTCCGCAGAGGCACCCGAAGCAATCGTGGCTGCAGTCGCACAGAGCATCAACTGAAACAGAAAGAACGCCGACAGGAAGATATTCGTCCCCGGATTGATAAACGGGAAGTGAGAAGTTCCAATCAGGCCGCCTGTCGTGGTACCAAACATCAGACCAAAACCGAAGATCCAGTACAGCACACCCACCAGACTTACGTCGACGATATTCTTAATCGCCACGTGAATGCTGTTTTTCGAGCGGGAGAGACCCGATTCCAGACAACAGAATCCCGCCTGCATAAACAGGACAAAGATACTGCAGAGCAGAACCCAGATAATGTCAATTTGCTGATGGAGATCCATAGTCGTTCATTCTCAAGTCAGTACGTATTCGATGGGAGTTTCTATCACCTTTCCACAGGCCGTCATCAGATTGATCAGAGAGCAGAGGCGAGAGAACTCGACCGAATTGATCTGCTGTCAAATGAAGTTTATGTCCCGTTCCTTCAACATGTGGCGTTAAAGCAACACATTCTGAGAAGCTTCACATTTCGAAAACTGGTGTGCGGTAATTCCCTGTATCTGAATGGAGGTGAAGGATTTAATTTGTCTAGCTGGACGAAAATCGAGCAATTATCGGAGTTGCAAATCCAATATGTTCTCTTTTAAAGACTTACGCACATCGAGCTCCCCGCAACGCAATCAGTACAACCACTACAACAATCCAGACCCAGAGATACACTTTATCCGGCACTCAACCCGAAAATTATTCGACTGATACCACTTACCTCAATCAACGCCACTGAAAATTCGAGCCACACCACTGTTGTAAGCTGCTGTTCGTTGTGTCTGTCTCTTGTGAACTCAGCCAATCCAGCGCCGCAAAAATCGAGTCAGTTGCCCGTCTCCCTTCACCGTCTGAAATAACCACTGATTCAAGTCGCCTGCTCTCCATGCCACAACGAGACCACGTTTCAAAGCGCGTTCTGTCACTTTCTGGTCTGCCTTGCTTGATTATTTTGGTGTGCTTGTTAACGTTGGGAAGATTTGCGCAGAAATTCGCTACGACATTCGCATGATAATGTACATTTGCTGTTGAAAGTGATCTAAAAAAGTGCCTAGACGCGACGACATTAAGAAGATTTTGATTATTGGCTCCGGTCCGATTGTCATCGGGCAGGCATGTGAATTTGACTATTCGGGAACGCAGGCCTGTAAGGCCCTCCGCGAAGATGGTTATGAAGTGGTGCTGGTGAATTCCAACCCCGCAACCATCATGACCGACCCGGAAACCGCTCACCGCACCTACATCGAACCGATTACCTGGCAGTACATCCAGAAAGTAATCGAAATCGAGAAGCCGGACGCACTGCTCCCCACGCTGGGGGGACAGACCGGCCTGAACGCAGCCATGGACCTTGCCCGCCGCGGGATCCTCGATCAGCTGGGCGTGGAACTCATCGGTGCCCGCGAAGAGGTCATCGCCAAAGCGGAAAGCCGCGATCAGTTCAAAGAAGCCATGACCAAAATCGGCCTCGACTGCCCTCGCAGTGCCGTGGTCCACAACATGGAAGAAGCCAATGCCGCGGTCAAAGATATCGGTCTGCCGATCATCATCCGCGCCAGTTACACCCTCGGTGGTACCGGCGGTGGGGTGGCTTACAACCGTGAAGAATTCGTAGAGAAAGTCCGCAGCGGTCTGGCCCTCTCCCCCGTGAATGAAGTTCTGCTGGAAGAATCCATCCTCGGCTGGAAAGAGTACGAGATGGAGGTCATGCGGGACCAGGCCGACAACGTCGTCATCATCTGCTCGATCGAAAACTTCGATCCGATGGGTGTGCACACCGGCGACTCGATCACCGTCGCCCCCGCTCAGACGCTGACTGACAAAGAATACCAGCGGATGCGCGATGCGACCATCGCCTGTATCCGTGAGATCGGCGTCGAAACCGGCGGTTCCAACGTGCAGTTCGCCATCAATCCCGATACGGGCCGCATGACGATCATTGAAATGAACCCCCGCGTCAGCCGCTCCAGTGCACTCGCTTCCAAAGCGACCGGCTTCCCGATTGCCAAAATCGCAGCCAAGCTGGCCGTCGGCTATCGCCTCGATGAAATCCGCAACGACATCACCCGGGAAACGCTCGCCTGTTTCGAGCCGACCATCGATTATGTCGTCACCAAGATCCCTCGCTGGACATTCGAAAAAT from Gimesia chilikensis includes:
- a CDS encoding DTW domain-containing protein, with the translated sequence MSAVHPPTIIVVHPKERKSKCSVQPLRSRDDFIFWKFPRKEPEKLTSYVRLGMEGPEISRDDADRGLLVLDGTWRLAEKMEGDYEELPVRSLPVWETAYPRVSKQFDDPGAGLATIEAIFIAYHLMGYDTTGLLDEYYWAEDFLKLNHDRLIQNEPT
- the amt gene encoding ammonium transporter, encoding MDLHQQIDIIWVLLCSIFVLFMQAGFCCLESGLSRSKNSIHVAIKNIVDVSLVGVLYWIFGFGLMFGTTTGGLIGTSHFPFINPGTNIFLSAFFLFQLMLCATAATIASGASAERMRFTAYLILAVVLGGVIYPVFGHWAWTSHFAGKAPGWLESLGFRDFSGSTVVHSIGAWAALASIMIIGPRTGRFDQDQEKTTRKFKGHNLTLATTGVFILWIGWFGFNGGSEFGFTAHVPQILINTFLASACGAITLLLWQFYQRKQIEIENILNGLLAALVASSASCDVVSPIAAAVIGIVAAIVMEAGSWFLEWRRLDDTIGVIPVHGFAGVWGTLAVALFIPAELLTRSRLELFCVQLLGCTICFIWCFSFCWVTLRVVSKFMRLRVTAEEEEIGLNMAEHGATTEMYDLLNSMERHIQGDSAPIEDLDEHSDVGLIARQYNRVTQVRDQALKELEVRTDNLEQARSALEVQAASLRQASLDAEAASRAKSEFLANMSHEIRTPMTAVLGYTDVLMEESWGRPGSIKLIEVIKRNGNYLLDLINDILDLSKIESGSLNIEKIPFSLIEKLQEVESLMQVRAELQEISFKLTFAGKIPKQIQSDPTRLKQILINLIGNAIKFTPDGGQVSVETSCLNPDSPEPLLQFKIIDTGIGMNAEQVAGLYQPFVQADSSTTRKFGGTGLGLAISKRLAKMLGGDLTCQSTPDVGTTFTLQIQIGESESLEYYNDPQDALEAAAHKPAPVITKPVQAANRSCSVLLAEDGEDNQRLISMLLRKEGAGVKLAENGEIAVRYAMHALEQGQPFDVILMDMSMPVLDGYGATQKLREQGYKLPIIALTAHAMSGDRAKCIAAGCTDYATKPVNREKLREIIETYQSLTDFSEPVESTC